In one window of Ovis aries strain OAR_USU_Benz2616 breed Rambouillet chromosome 5, ARS-UI_Ramb_v3.0, whole genome shotgun sequence DNA:
- the LOC114114788 gene encoding olfactory receptor 7A17-like, producing the protein MNNVHLGKNDHAIFFFIPSHQHHNMIPGNDTQDSEFLLQGLSVKPELQPLIFGLFLLMYLITGFGNLLIILAVSSDSHLHTPMYFFLSNLSFVDICFTTTTILKMLINIQNQRKAISYEGCISQMYFYMLFAVLDDFLLTVMAYDRYVAICHPLHYTVIMSPRLCGLLVLLSWIISTLLSLLETLLVLRLSFCTDLEIPHFFCEIKQIVQLACDDTLLNDTIMYFTAVLLGGGPLAGILYSYSKIIFSIHGISSPQGKYKAVSICASHLSVVSLYYCSSLGVYLSSATAPHNSHSSATASVMYTVVTPMLNPFIYSLRNKDIKRALKRLIHMAVIKREIVLGLKKQP; encoded by the coding sequence ATGAATAATGTCCATTTGGGTAAAAATGatcatgcaattttttttttcattcctagtCATCAACACCACAACATGATACCAGGAAATGATACACAAGATTCAGAATTTCTTCTTCAGGGATTATCAGTGAAACCAGAGCTGCAGCCCCTCATCTTCGGGCTTTTCCTCTTAATGTACCTGATCACTGGGTTTGGAAACCTGCTCATCATCCTGGCTGTCAGCTCAgactcccacctccacacccccatgtatttcttcctctccaacctgTCCTTTGTAGACATCTGTTTCACCACCACAACAATCCTAAAGATGTTAATAAACATACAGAACCAGAGAAAAGCTATATCCTATGAAGGCTGCATCAGTCAGATGTATTTTTACATGCTCTTTGCAGTGTTGGATGATTTTCTTCTGAccgtgatggcctatgaccggtatgtggccatctgccacccccTGCACTACACAGTCATCATGAGCCCTCGACTCTGTGGACTTTTGGTTCTGCTATCTTGGATCATTAGTACCCTGCTTTCCTTGTTAGAAACCTTACTTGTGTTACGGCTGTCTTTCTGTACAGATTTGGAAATCCCTCACTTTTTCTGTGAAATCAAGCAGATTGTCCAGCTTGCCTGTGATGATACGCTTCTTAATGATACCATTATGTATTTTACAGCAGTGCTGTTGGGTGGTGGTCCCCTCGCTGGTATCCTTTACTCTTACTCTAAGATAATATTCTCCATACATGGAATCTCGTCACCTCAGGGGAAATATAAAGCAGTCTCCATCTGTGCATCTCACCTCTCAGTTGTCTCCTTATATTATTGTTCAAGCCTAGGAGTGTACCTTAGCTCTGCTACTGCTCCCCACAACTCTCATTCAAGTGCAACAGCCTCTGTGATGTACACCGTTGTCAcacccatgctgaaccccttcatctacagtctcagaaacaaagacataaaaagaGCTCTGAAAAGACTCATTCACATGGCAGTTATAAAAAGGGAAATTGTTCTGGGTTTGAAGAAGCAGCCTTGA